From one Halosimplex rubrum genomic stretch:
- a CDS encoding ABC transporter ATP-binding protein, with translation MGTIDIEDVVKVYDSEEGEITAVDGVSLSVEDGEFVTIVGPSGSGKSTLLRMIAGLESITGGTIAIDGDAINDVPPQHRGVAMVFQEYALYPHMNVRENMSYGLKLTTDLPDDEIAERVEETADMMGIEDLLEKKPSNLSGGQQQRVATGRAIVRDPKVFLFDEPLSNLDAKLRLHMRTELQRLQEDLGTTSVYVTHDQTEAMTMSDRIVILDGGEIQQVGTPEEVYANPRNRFVADFIGSPSMNFFDGEYVDGRFVGADFEYEVAETISERIERNATTDDLTLGIRPEHIELADDDGNIVEAELDVLEHEGSDNYLYVVKDETEWTIRVPGNTTVQPGELIQFRLPAEHTHIFDAATGDNVLADGDEAREAPTPGSN, from the coding sequence ATGGGTACTATTGACATCGAGGATGTGGTGAAGGTGTACGACTCGGAGGAGGGAGAGATAACGGCCGTCGACGGCGTCTCTCTGTCGGTCGAGGACGGGGAGTTCGTCACCATCGTCGGGCCGTCGGGGTCGGGCAAGTCGACGCTGTTGCGGATGATCGCGGGGCTCGAATCGATCACCGGGGGGACCATCGCGATCGACGGCGACGCCATCAACGACGTGCCGCCCCAGCACCGGGGAGTCGCGATGGTGTTTCAGGAGTACGCGCTGTACCCCCACATGAACGTCCGCGAGAACATGTCCTACGGACTGAAGCTGACGACCGACCTCCCGGACGACGAGATCGCCGAGCGGGTCGAGGAGACCGCAGACATGATGGGGATCGAGGACCTCCTCGAGAAGAAACCGAGCAACCTCTCCGGCGGGCAACAGCAGCGCGTCGCCACCGGGCGTGCAATCGTTCGCGACCCCAAGGTGTTCCTCTTCGACGAGCCGCTGAGCAACCTCGACGCCAAGCTCCGACTGCACATGCGGACGGAACTCCAGCGCCTCCAGGAGGACCTCGGGACGACATCGGTCTACGTCACGCACGACCAGACGGAGGCGATGACGATGTCCGACCGCATCGTCATCCTCGACGGCGGCGAGATCCAGCAGGTTGGGACACCCGAGGAGGTCTACGCTAATCCCCGCAACCGGTTCGTCGCCGACTTCATCGGCAGCCCCTCGATGAACTTCTTCGACGGGGAGTACGTCGACGGACGGTTCGTCGGTGCGGACTTCGAGTACGAGGTCGCTGAGACGATCTCCGAACGCATCGAGCGCAACGCGACAACGGACGACCTCACCCTCGGGATCCGCCCCGAACACATCGAACTCGCGGACGACGACGGCAACATCGTCGAAGCGGAACTCGACGTACTGGAACACGAGGGCAGCGACAACTACCTCTACGTCGTCAAAGACGAGACGGAGTGGACCATCAGGGTCCCCGGGAACACCACGGTTCAGCCCGGTGAACTCATCCAGTTCAGGCTCCCGGCAGAGCATACCCACATCTTCGACGCCGCCACGGGAGACAACGTCCTCGCCGACGGTGACGAGGCGCGCGAGGCGCCGACGCCCGGCTCGAACTGA
- the melA gene encoding alpha-galactosidase, whose product MPRITLIGAGSMVFARKIVGDILSFDALADSEVVLMDIDEGRLDRTHRVAEAMVDNEGLPATVEATTDRRAALDGAEYVFNMINVGGTEPFENEIRIPEAYGVEQAIGDTTGPGGIFRGLRTIPTMLDIAADMEELCPDALLLNYTNPMAILCKAMFDATDVETVGLCHSVPHTATAIADYVDVPADELDYWVAGINHMAWFLEATHEGESVYPALREAAEDPDTYQRDTVRFEMLKHFGYFPTESSHHMSEYVPYVRTDPETIDEMTGTDYAERMGTATYLEGWTARSTQRDDPELDVDLDEVGVERSEEYAARLVHSLETDTERRFNLNVSNETGAIENLPGDACVEVPVLADGSGLHPCSVGELPTQVAALDRQHSAVYELAVEGALEHDREKVHQAVKLDPLTGAKLTLAEAHEMTEALLEANAEYLPRLE is encoded by the coding sequence GTGCCAAGAATCACGCTCATCGGAGCGGGGAGTATGGTGTTCGCGCGGAAGATCGTCGGTGACATCCTGTCGTTCGACGCGCTGGCCGACAGCGAGGTCGTCCTGATGGACATCGACGAGGGGCGGCTCGACCGGACGCACCGGGTCGCCGAGGCGATGGTCGACAACGAGGGGCTGCCGGCGACGGTCGAGGCGACGACCGACCGCCGGGCCGCCCTCGACGGCGCCGAGTACGTCTTCAACATGATCAACGTCGGCGGGACCGAGCCCTTCGAGAACGAGATCCGGATCCCCGAGGCGTACGGGGTCGAGCAGGCCATCGGGGACACGACCGGGCCAGGCGGGATCTTCCGCGGGCTCCGGACCATCCCGACGATGCTCGACATCGCCGCGGACATGGAGGAGCTGTGCCCGGACGCCCTCCTGCTGAACTACACGAACCCGATGGCCATCCTCTGCAAGGCGATGTTCGACGCGACGGACGTGGAGACGGTGGGGCTCTGTCACAGCGTTCCGCACACCGCGACGGCCATCGCCGACTACGTGGACGTGCCCGCGGACGAACTCGACTACTGGGTCGCCGGTATCAACCACATGGCCTGGTTCCTCGAAGCCACTCACGAGGGCGAGTCGGTCTACCCCGCGCTCCGCGAGGCCGCCGAGGACCCCGACACCTACCAGCGGGACACCGTCCGCTTCGAGATGCTGAAACACTTCGGGTACTTCCCGACGGAGTCGAGCCACCACATGAGCGAGTACGTCCCGTACGTCCGGACCGACCCAGAGACCATCGACGAGATGACCGGGACGGACTACGCCGAGCGGATGGGGACGGCCACTTACCTGGAGGGGTGGACGGCGCGCTCGACCCAGCGGGACGACCCCGAACTCGACGTGGACCTCGACGAGGTCGGGGTCGAGCGCTCGGAGGAGTACGCCGCGCGGCTCGTCCACTCGCTGGAGACGGACACCGAGCGTCGGTTCAATCTCAACGTCTCCAACGAGACCGGGGCCATCGAGAACCTCCCCGGCGACGCCTGCGTCGAGGTGCCCGTCCTCGCCGACGGGTCGGGACTACACCCCTGTTCGGTCGGCGAACTCCCGACGCAGGTGGCCGCGCTCGACCGCCAGCACTCGGCGGTGTACGAGCTGGCCGTCGAGGGCGCCCTCGAACACGACCGCGAGAAGGTCCACCAGGCGGTGAAGCTCGACCCGCTGACCGGTGCCAAACTCACGCTGGCGGAGGCCCACGAGATGACCGAAGCGCTGCTGGAAGCGAACGCCGAGTACCTGCCGCGGCTGGAGTGA
- a CDS encoding transcription initiation factor IIB, whose product MATRDINESRFDEDIRTESSANQCPECDGRVTTNAVETVCEDCGLVIDEQRIDHGPEWRAYDDECERTGAPLTAARHDRGLSTEIGRGTDAKGNKLSGQKRRRLARMRREQTRGRWRSKAERNLAHGLGEVRRLASALELSDSVRDQACQLFRSAQNENLLRGRSIEAIAAASVYGACRCNGLSRLLGEVSEMARVAESRVTNAYKTLNEELGLPAEPVSPSMFVPRLVSDLECPDEIRQRARILAEQAEERGVTTGVHPAGFAAACLYKAGQEQGQWVTQSDVAEIGNVTPTTVRTHHETLDELAV is encoded by the coding sequence ATGGCAACCAGAGACATCAACGAGAGCAGATTCGACGAAGACATCCGAACGGAGTCGAGTGCGAACCAGTGTCCCGAGTGCGACGGCCGGGTCACCACGAACGCGGTCGAGACGGTCTGCGAGGACTGTGGTCTGGTCATCGACGAACAGCGTATCGATCACGGGCCGGAGTGGCGGGCGTACGACGACGAGTGCGAACGAACGGGCGCCCCACTCACTGCGGCCCGCCACGATCGCGGCCTGTCGACGGAAATCGGTCGCGGCACCGACGCGAAGGGGAACAAACTCTCCGGGCAGAAGCGACGGCGACTCGCGCGGATGCGCCGTGAACAGACCCGTGGTCGGTGGCGATCGAAAGCAGAACGGAATCTCGCACACGGGTTGGGCGAGGTGCGCCGATTGGCGAGTGCGCTCGAACTCTCCGATTCAGTCCGTGACCAGGCGTGTCAGCTCTTCCGGAGCGCCCAGAACGAGAATCTGCTCCGTGGCAGATCCATCGAGGCCATCGCCGCGGCCAGCGTGTACGGGGCCTGCCGGTGCAACGGCCTCTCGCGGTTGCTGGGCGAGGTCAGCGAGATGGCCCGCGTCGCGGAGTCACGAGTCACGAACGCGTACAAAACGTTGAACGAGGAGCTGGGCCTCCCCGCTGAGCCCGTCTCCCCCAGCATGTTCGTGCCGCGACTCGTCTCGGACCTCGAGTGTCCGGACGAGATCCGACAGCGGGCCCGGATCCTCGCAGAGCAGGCCGAAGAGCGCGGCGTGACGACGGGCGTCCATCCAGCTGGGTTCGCAGCGGCCTGCCTCTACAAAGCGGGGCAGGAACAGGGACAGTGGGTAACACAAAGCGACGTCGCGGAGATAGGGAACGTCACCCCAACGACTGTCCGGACGCATCACGAAACACTCGATGAACTCGCAGTCTAG
- a CDS encoding universal stress protein — protein sequence MGETVLVAVSKTDDRRLDRLTETATDAVDPDGRVAVVHVFDRDRYDELTAQLNVSSDGEFGPDDLARRHGVASDIADRLADASVDAEVLGGVGDESDTILDLREELGADHLVIGGRKRSPSGKALFGSTAQTVLLEADCPVTFVKARSGSTA from the coding sequence ATGGGAGAGACAGTACTCGTCGCAGTCAGCAAGACGGACGACCGTCGTCTCGACAGGCTCACCGAAACCGCGACGGACGCGGTCGACCCGGACGGGAGGGTCGCCGTGGTCCACGTGTTCGACCGCGACCGATACGACGAACTCACGGCGCAGTTGAACGTCTCGTCCGACGGGGAGTTCGGCCCGGACGACCTGGCGCGCCGACACGGCGTCGCGTCGGATATCGCCGACCGGCTCGCCGACGCGAGCGTCGACGCGGAGGTCCTCGGCGGTGTCGGGGACGAAAGCGACACGATCCTCGACCTCCGCGAGGAGCTCGGGGCGGACCACCTCGTCATCGGCGGCCGGAAGCGGTCGCCGAGCGGCAAAGCCCTGTTCGGGTCGACGGCGCAGACGGTCCTGCTCGAAGCCGACTGCCCGGTGACGTTCGTCAAAGCGCGGTCCGGATCGACGGCCTGA
- a CDS encoding IclR family transcriptional regulator, with protein sequence MGTDRVSATATSVTILESLRRQGTAGVTAIAEDIDGSKANVHKHLATLEDAGFVRSADGQYELGHRFLGFAVASKRQEPAYIEGVSNLAKLADVTGATATLVVREGLEAVYLHTVVPVGRVDTDSLEGRRGPLTSVPGGLAILSCYPPERRRALVEETVDDTDRVEPLLDRLRTAAQESAVVEPAESHDGPDEIVAPIAGPDGDPAGAVGVERPTTSDESDRVEADLRKLVRNTAGAISNRLSLTR encoded by the coding sequence ATGGGTACAGACCGAGTCAGTGCGACGGCCACGTCCGTGACGATCCTCGAGTCCCTCAGGCGACAGGGCACGGCGGGCGTGACAGCCATCGCGGAGGACATCGACGGCTCGAAGGCCAACGTTCACAAGCACCTCGCGACGCTCGAGGACGCCGGCTTCGTCCGGTCGGCCGACGGGCAGTACGAACTCGGGCACCGGTTTCTCGGGTTCGCCGTGGCGAGCAAACGCCAGGAGCCCGCCTACATCGAGGGGGTGAGCAATCTCGCCAAGCTCGCGGACGTGACCGGCGCGACCGCGACACTCGTCGTCCGGGAGGGGCTCGAAGCGGTGTATCTCCATACGGTCGTCCCGGTCGGTCGGGTGGACACCGATTCGCTCGAAGGCCGTCGAGGGCCGCTCACTTCGGTCCCCGGTGGGCTCGCGATCCTCTCGTGTTATCCCCCGGAGCGGCGACGAGCGCTCGTCGAGGAGACCGTCGACGACACAGACCGCGTCGAGCCCCTCCTCGACCGTCTCCGAACCGCCGCACAGGAGTCAGCCGTCGTCGAACCAGCCGAGAGCCACGACGGCCCGGACGAAATCGTCGCGCCGATCGCCGGGCCCGACGGTGACCCCGCCGGCGCCGTCGGCGTCGAACGGCCGACGACCAGCGACGAGAGCGACCGCGTCGAGGCGGACCTCCGGAAACTCGTCCGAAACACCGCCGGGGCAATCTCCAACCGACTGTCGCTGACTCGCTGA
- a CDS encoding glycoside hydrolase family 68 protein, with protein MVNRPVSDDSVSGAAAPLSRWTRDAASRIRRTERSVAPIVYPPEDVPNRDVHVWDTWLLRDRHGGVAEVDGWQVAFSLTASADLLPGTRHDVATVRYFYSRDGRNWRAGGRVFAEDRAFGQRQWAGSALYDDGDVYLYYTAAGEAEADELRYSQRIAGATGPTLRTDDGGVAFDGQWDHRVLLRPDGDYYETEQQSRAMTYTFRDPWFYEDPETGETCLLFEGNVPVPEGSDACGGDEDHQVYNGCVGVAVSPSGDPMDWELRPPILDGVCVNQELERPHVLHRDGSYYLFVSSHDHTFAPGIDGYDGLYGFVADSLGGPYRPLNDSGLVVTNPANAPFQTYSYMVVPHGEEVLVQNFFNFYDFAGESVDLIGELPEPEQRRRFGGTLGPTVRLGIDGDRTRVLGTLDAWHLPTADEPLPELGPDEPGTTRAVAGDDAGGYGATADGSTDRTDGSD; from the coding sequence ATGGTCAATCGTCCGGTGAGCGACGATTCGGTATCGGGAGCGGCGGCGCCGCTGTCGCGGTGGACCCGCGACGCGGCGTCTCGCATCCGGCGGACCGAGCGCTCCGTCGCGCCGATCGTGTACCCGCCAGAGGACGTCCCGAACCGGGACGTACACGTCTGGGACACCTGGCTGCTGCGTGACCGTCACGGCGGCGTCGCCGAGGTCGACGGCTGGCAGGTCGCCTTCTCGCTGACGGCGTCGGCGGATCTGTTGCCGGGGACTCGCCACGACGTGGCGACGGTCCGGTACTTCTACTCGCGCGACGGGCGGAACTGGCGGGCCGGCGGCCGGGTCTTCGCCGAGGACCGGGCGTTCGGCCAGCGGCAATGGGCCGGGTCGGCGCTGTACGACGACGGCGACGTGTACCTCTACTACACCGCCGCGGGCGAGGCCGAGGCCGACGAACTGCGCTACAGCCAGCGGATCGCCGGCGCGACCGGGCCGACGCTCCGGACGGACGACGGGGGCGTCGCGTTCGACGGCCAGTGGGACCACCGGGTCCTCCTCCGCCCGGACGGCGACTACTACGAGACCGAACAGCAGTCGCGGGCGATGACCTACACGTTCCGGGACCCCTGGTTCTACGAGGACCCCGAGACGGGCGAGACGTGTCTCCTGTTCGAGGGCAACGTCCCCGTTCCCGAGGGGAGCGACGCCTGCGGCGGCGACGAGGACCACCAGGTGTACAACGGCTGCGTCGGCGTCGCCGTCTCGCCGTCCGGCGACCCGATGGACTGGGAGCTGCGCCCGCCCATCCTCGACGGCGTCTGCGTCAACCAGGAGCTCGAACGCCCCCACGTCCTCCACCGCGACGGCAGCTACTACCTGTTCGTCTCCAGCCACGACCACACGTTCGCCCCCGGGATCGACGGCTACGACGGCCTCTACGGGTTCGTCGCGGACTCGCTGGGCGGCCCCTACCGCCCGCTCAACGACTCCGGGCTGGTGGTGACCAACCCCGCGAACGCGCCGTTCCAGACGTACTCCTACATGGTCGTTCCCCACGGCGAGGAGGTGCTCGTCCAGAACTTCTTCAACTTCTACGACTTCGCCGGCGAATCGGTCGACCTGATCGGCGAGCTCCCCGAACCCGAGCAGCGACGGCGGTTCGGCGGGACGCTCGGGCCGACCGTCCGCCTCGGGATCGACGGCGACCGGACTCGGGTTCTGGGGACGCTCGACGCCTGGCACCTGCCGACGGCCGACGAACCCCTCCCCGAACTCGGCCCGGACGAACCCGGGACCACCCGCGCGGTCGCCGGCGACGACGCCGGCGGCTACGGGGCGACCGCCGACGGGTCGACCGACCGGACGGACGGGTCCGACTGA
- a CDS encoding TrmB family transcriptional regulator, which produces MDDLDELEGVLADAGFSGYEAAAYVGLLRLRDASVSELADVCSVPRSRLYDVLEDLEEAGYVETYEREALRGRVANVSPAAEELRERATRLEDAADHLEDRWERPRFEHTDMSVFQTHAATVTEATARVDAAEHTVHLCVSPDELLELADPLRDAVDRGVVIRIAVQAGEADGDEDLPHLFPDVAAEVRRCESTAHFIALVDGSFAALAVDNEWDGQYGLVVDDNALTSILHWYYQIQLWEPWDTLYTASMGSPTTYVSIRELIRDIESVRADDETVTVRVEGVETQSKEAVEIEGEVVDVIYTDIYEDRDVTFAQQFIQAALRIRSDGEEYTVGGYGAVLEDVRAIQMTITDID; this is translated from the coding sequence ATGGACGACCTCGACGAACTGGAAGGGGTGCTCGCCGACGCCGGGTTTTCCGGGTACGAGGCGGCGGCGTACGTAGGGCTGCTCCGGTTGCGGGACGCGTCGGTTTCGGAGCTTGCAGATGTCTGTTCCGTGCCGCGGTCACGGCTCTACGATGTGCTCGAGGATCTGGAGGAAGCGGGCTACGTCGAGACGTACGAACGGGAGGCGCTCAGGGGCCGCGTCGCCAACGTCTCGCCGGCGGCCGAGGAACTCCGCGAGCGGGCGACGCGGCTGGAGGACGCCGCCGACCACCTCGAGGACCGCTGGGAACGACCGCGATTCGAACATACTGACATGAGCGTCTTCCAGACGCACGCGGCGACGGTCACGGAGGCGACCGCGCGGGTCGACGCGGCGGAACACACGGTGCATCTCTGCGTGTCGCCCGACGAACTCCTCGAACTGGCGGACCCGCTCCGGGACGCGGTCGACCGCGGGGTCGTGATCCGGATCGCGGTCCAGGCCGGCGAGGCCGACGGCGACGAGGACCTGCCGCACCTCTTTCCCGACGTAGCCGCCGAGGTCCGCCGCTGCGAGTCGACCGCCCACTTCATCGCGCTGGTCGACGGCTCGTTCGCCGCGCTCGCCGTCGACAACGAGTGGGACGGCCAGTACGGGCTCGTCGTCGACGACAACGCGCTCACCTCGATCCTCCACTGGTACTACCAGATCCAGCTATGGGAGCCCTGGGACACCCTCTACACGGCCTCGATGGGGTCGCCGACGACCTACGTCAGCATCAGGGAACTCATCCGGGACATCGAGTCGGTCCGCGCCGACGACGAGACCGTGACTGTTCGCGTCGAGGGCGTCGAAACCCAGAGCAAGGAAGCGGTCGAGATCGAAGGTGAGGTCGTCGACGTGATCTACACGGACATCTACGAGGACCGCGACGTGACCTTCGCACAGCAGTTCATCCAGGCCGCGCTCAGGATCCGCTCTGACGGCGAGGAGTACACTGTCGGCGGATACGGCGCCGTCCTGGAGGATGTCCGGGCGATCCAGATGACGATCACGGATATCGATTGA
- a CDS encoding extracellular solute-binding protein, giving the protein MSSDGTQRKRSRRNVLKGLGLAGVTGLAGCGSNGSNGSGGTDGAPGTVGDQSVEITFWDYFGGTENEEIEALVADFEEEHSNITVSSEAVPFDEFVDNLFTSVASGNAPHVASYWMSFSTFLEAEGVIDPIDEYLSEGLDPYYDIVEPAATVGDSTYALPMDVHAHMLVTNDTVMEEAGAETPTNFEEFKTAANAIQENTDARPFPLLQDNSPIGAMRYFYGLLLQHEGASLVEDGEPVYHENEGGQRSAEFMDQVTDEFGWDQTSLSDAQERTNLFLDDQVGMMFVGNWQANNFENEDGEIPDDLEFTYHRPYVFPGEARRAWAESNGFFFPTNDSHTETEKQAAVQFVEYITQNNPLWAQTAGHLPATPEVAESEEVTSSPRYEEYDIVSTLAGMAEDGELVYQPPLEFDMYATDITNPLVGIYSQDSDPQDALDQSANAFSSRMS; this is encoded by the coding sequence ATGTCGTCAGATGGCACGCAGCGCAAGCGCAGTCGCCGGAACGTCCTCAAAGGGCTCGGGCTCGCCGGAGTGACGGGGTTAGCAGGGTGTGGCTCGAACGGCTCGAACGGTTCGGGCGGGACTGACGGTGCCCCGGGAACCGTGGGCGACCAGTCGGTCGAGATCACCTTCTGGGACTACTTCGGCGGCACCGAAAACGAGGAGATAGAGGCTCTAGTCGCAGATTTCGAGGAGGAGCATTCGAACATTACGGTCAGCTCCGAGGCGGTCCCGTTCGACGAGTTCGTCGACAACCTGTTCACCTCGGTCGCCTCGGGGAACGCCCCACACGTGGCTTCCTACTGGATGTCGTTCAGCACGTTCCTCGAAGCCGAGGGCGTCATCGACCCGATCGACGAGTACCTCTCCGAGGGGCTCGACCCGTACTACGACATCGTCGAGCCGGCCGCGACGGTCGGGGACAGCACCTACGCCTTGCCGATGGACGTCCACGCCCACATGCTGGTGACCAACGACACCGTCATGGAGGAGGCAGGGGCCGAGACGCCCACGAACTTCGAGGAGTTCAAGACGGCTGCGAACGCGATCCAGGAGAACACCGACGCGCGCCCGTTCCCGCTCCTACAGGATAACAGCCCGATCGGTGCGATGCGGTACTTCTACGGGCTCTTGCTTCAACACGAGGGCGCGTCGCTCGTCGAGGACGGCGAGCCCGTCTACCACGAGAACGAAGGGGGCCAGCGCAGCGCGGAGTTCATGGACCAGGTGACCGACGAGTTCGGCTGGGATCAGACCAGCCTGTCGGACGCTCAGGAGCGGACGAACCTCTTCCTCGACGACCAGGTCGGGATGATGTTCGTCGGGAACTGGCAAGCCAATAACTTCGAGAACGAGGACGGCGAGATCCCCGACGACCTGGAGTTCACGTACCACCGCCCATACGTATTCCCGGGCGAAGCACGCCGAGCATGGGCCGAGAGTAACGGATTTTTCTTCCCGACGAACGACAGCCACACCGAGACGGAGAAACAGGCCGCAGTCCAGTTCGTCGAGTACATCACGCAGAACAACCCCCTGTGGGCCCAGACGGCCGGGCACCTCCCGGCGACACCCGAGGTGGCGGAGTCCGAGGAGGTCACCTCCTCGCCGCGCTACGAGGAGTACGATATCGTCAGTACGCTCGCGGGGATGGCCGAAGACGGCGAACTGGTCTACCAGCCGCCGCTGGAGTTCGACATGTACGCGACGGACATCACGAACCCGCTCGTCGGCATCTATTCACAGGACAGCGACCCGCAGGACGCGCTCGACCAGTCCGCGAACGCGTTCAGCAGCCGCATGAGCTGA
- a CDS encoding carbohydrate ABC transporter permease, with product MATRSTSLAERVPLDRETVNGLLFAAPYLVLFGLFLLYPLLKGLYMSFFQWDLLNPGESEFVGLANYATLLNDPQFWTATVNTFLFVLLTVPVLLVVSLTVALGLNRRLAGTRLLQFIYFVPYVLTVSIVGVIWLQVYGANGIFTVFTEPFIGRVLDSTTLALPALALTTVWWQVGFYFAILLAARQNVSERLYEAAKLDGASRWQMTRDITLPQMKNAIIFVVIASTITQFQVFGQPYVMTNGGPVSSTTTMVYYLYSLGFETFDLGYGAAVGYVVLMVLIAVSLINFKVVESSLGE from the coding sequence ATGGCAACGAGATCAACGTCACTGGCTGAGCGCGTGCCCCTCGACCGGGAGACGGTCAACGGGCTCCTGTTCGCGGCTCCGTATCTCGTGCTGTTCGGTCTGTTCCTCCTGTACCCCCTGTTGAAGGGACTGTACATGAGTTTCTTCCAGTGGGACCTGCTCAACCCCGGCGAGTCCGAGTTCGTCGGGCTGGCCAACTACGCGACGTTGCTGAACGACCCGCAGTTCTGGACGGCGACGGTCAACACGTTCCTGTTCGTGCTACTCACCGTCCCCGTGTTGCTCGTCGTCAGCCTCACCGTGGCGCTCGGGCTCAATCGCCGACTGGCCGGCACGCGACTCCTGCAGTTCATCTACTTCGTCCCGTACGTCCTCACGGTCTCGATCGTGGGCGTGATCTGGTTGCAGGTGTACGGTGCCAACGGGATCTTCACCGTGTTCACGGAGCCCTTCATCGGGCGCGTCCTCGACAGCACCACGCTGGCGCTGCCGGCGCTCGCGCTGACGACCGTCTGGTGGCAGGTCGGCTTCTACTTCGCGATCCTGCTGGCCGCCCGGCAGAACGTGTCGGAGCGACTCTACGAGGCGGCGAAGCTCGACGGCGCCAGTCGCTGGCAGATGACCCGTGACATCACGCTGCCGCAGATGAAAAACGCGATCATCTTCGTCGTGATCGCGAGCACGATCACGCAGTTCCAGGTGTTCGGCCAGCCCTACGTGATGACCAACGGCGGTCCCGTGTCGTCGACGACGACGATGGTGTACTACCTCTACAGCCTCGGGTTCGAGACGTTCGACCTCGGCTACGGCGCCGCGGTCGGCTACGTCGTCCTGATGGTCCTCATCGCCGTGTCGCTGATCAACTTCAAAGTGGTCGAATCCTCACTGGGTGAGTAA
- a CDS encoding carbohydrate ABC transporter permease, with protein sequence MAGTTSTTDETRFGWDRIENAAVYAVMYGLALLFFLPLYRTFQLSITPTEEMGTFKLFPAEPTLTYWQGVLANNPVIYRWALNTLIIAGVTTLLVVVIDSMIAFSLTRLEWRGRKAILGIIIASFMVPPVVNIIPLFTLVNRLGMINSYWAVILPFVAGPLGVFLLVQFFRDIPEELEEAARMDGFSTPRIYARIILPLSAPILTALAIFIFVWSWNQFLWPLIVLQEEAKYTLPIGATTLESVYVNQPNQLMAQMLVISMPLFVLFLLFQEKLISSIQMQAATG encoded by the coding sequence ATGGCAGGCACGACTTCCACGACCGACGAGACGCGCTTCGGCTGGGACCGGATCGAGAACGCCGCGGTCTACGCGGTCATGTACGGGCTCGCGCTGCTGTTTTTCCTCCCGCTGTACCGGACGTTCCAGCTGTCGATCACGCCGACCGAGGAGATGGGGACGTTCAAGCTGTTCCCCGCGGAGCCGACGCTGACCTACTGGCAGGGAGTGCTCGCGAACAACCCGGTCATCTACCGGTGGGCGCTGAACACGCTCATCATCGCGGGGGTGACGACGCTCCTGGTGGTGGTCATCGACTCGATGATCGCCTTCTCGCTGACCCGCCTGGAGTGGCGCGGACGCAAGGCCATCCTCGGGATCATCATCGCGAGCTTCATGGTCCCGCCCGTGGTCAACATCATCCCCCTGTTCACGCTCGTCAACCGGCTGGGGATGATAAACAGCTACTGGGCGGTCATCCTGCCGTTCGTCGCCGGGCCGCTGGGCGTGTTCCTGCTCGTCCAGTTCTTCCGGGACATCCCCGAAGAGCTGGAGGAGGCCGCGCGGATGGACGGGTTCTCGACGCCGCGCATCTACGCCCGGATCATCCTGCCGCTGTCGGCGCCCATCCTGACGGCTCTCGCGATATTCATCTTCGTGTGGAGCTGGAACCAGTTCCTCTGGCCGCTGATCGTCCTCCAGGAGGAGGCCAAGTACACGCTCCCCATCGGCGCGACGACCCTGGAGAGCGTGTACGTCAACCAGCCCAACCAGCTGATGGCGCAGATGCTCGTCATCTCGATGCCGCTGTTCGTTCTCTTCCTGCTCTTCCAGGAGAAACTGATATCTAGCATCCAGATGCAAGCAGCGACCGGATGA